ATATTGTTGCAAATTTCTTAATAACTAAAGACTTAGATTTTGCTTTTTTTCTTTTTGACTCTCACAATACAAGAGGAAAAGCGCTTGATAGAAAAGACCTATTAAAAGTTCATCATATTAGACTTATAAAAAAAGAAGATGAAAAGAGCTTCTTAGCTAAAAAATGGGAGAGTTATGAAAGAGTTAAAGATATTGATAAAGAAAAAGATAAACTCAAATATCTTTTACAACTTTTAGCAGTCTGTCGAAAAGCTGTAAGAGGTGAATTAAGAGGTCATGATTTGATAGAAAGTGATGTTTATAAAGAGTTTTTATCTGAAGCAAATGAATATAGTTTAAATAACTACAATCAACCGCCAATTTTTGAAACATTTGAGTATTTTCCAAAAGAAGATGAATTAAGATTATTATTAAAACGAATAGATAGCGAATTGTGTTTTGGCGAAATTCGGAAAGAAGCTTATAGATACCTTCCATTTGAAATTCCACAATCCATAGAGGGAGGAGAAAAGTTTTTTTATTTTTTAATTAAATATTTCAATCTATTAAGTGAGTTAGAAAAAACTCATGGAGAAATTTTTAATTTGTTTGATAAAGTTTCAGGAAGCGGAAATCAATATATAAATTTAATTTATAAATCTTTACTGTTTTTTTATTATGATAAATTTGGAGAAGAAAATTTAAAAGAGTTTGCCTGGAGGCTTATTATAATATTTTCTTATCTAAGAATCACTCAAACTCAAATGAGAAAAGAAACAATAGTAAATAGTTTTGCAAAACCTAATGCAGAGAAAAAAGAGCTTTTTAAATGTGTATTTCTATCTTACTCTACTGAAGTAATTTTAAATAAACTTGATGATTATATAAAATTTGAAGTAGGAGATGAAAAGGACAAAAAAAAGCTTTCTTTATATAATAATAAAAAACATTATATAGGTGATAAAGAAATTACAGGAACAACAAAAGATTTTATAGATGCTTGGGAAGAGTATCATAAAGAAATTTTTAATTTATTAGATACATTAGGAAGAAATTGGAGATAAAATGGAATGCAATGAGGAAACACTGGATAAAGTATATTTTTCAAAAAAAGAATATAAGTTATTAAAAGAATATAAATTTGAAATTCCCCTATATCAAAGGCCTTATGCTTGGAAAACAGAAGAGGTAGAGACTTTATTAAATGATATTTTAGAAAATAAAGATCAAGATTACTTTTTAGGTACCTTAGTAGTAGATGCAATAAAAAGCAATAAATATGAATTAATAGATGGACAACAAAGACTTACAACTCTTTATTTGATTGCTGTAATTTTTGGATATAGAGATGCAATAGACATTGATTATCAAATTAGAGAAGAAGATAATCATTTTTTAAAGATTCTCAAATCTTTGCCAGATGAATCTTTTCAAGAAAGCTCATTAAATTTAACACTTATAGCAAAAAAAAGGATAATTGTAAGATTAAGATAGAAGAAATTTCAGACAATTTAATAGAAAATATCAATGCGATTTTAAAATGGAAAAATGAAAAATGGAAAAATTTAAAATTGAAAAATGATAAAAACAATACAGAACAATTTAAAGAGCAATTTAAAGAAAAATTGGAAAAAGTCTATTTTGTTGTGTCTGAGATTCCTAAAAATACCGATGTTGCTAAATATTTTGAGGTAATGAATAGTAGAGGCAAACAGCTAGAGCAACATCAAGTTTTAAAAGCAAGATTTTTAGAACTTTTAAAAGATGATAAAGAGTATGATTATGCAAAAATATGGGATTTTTGTAGTGATATGAATTATTATTTAGAAGATATAATTTACTATAATTTACCAAGTGAAAAACGAAAAGAAAATAAAATTATAGAAATAAGAAAAGATCTCTTAAATATAAACATAAATCAACAGGATATTTTAAAAAATTATTTCAAAAATAATGGAAATGATAGTGGTAAAAATTCAAATGGAAAGAACAATGATAAAGAAAACATCTCTCTTGGTGAGATTTTAAAATCATCAGTAAATAATCAGTCAACTCAAAAAGATTCCTCTATCCCAGATGGCAAAGAAGTAAACTCCATAGTAAAATTTTCAACATTTTTGCTTCATACATTAAGAGTTTTCCTCCATCAAAACCCAAATATAAACTATGACATAGAAAACAAGTTTTCTTTAGATGACAAAAAGCTTTTGGAAGTTTTTGCAAATAAAGATAAAACAAAATTATTTTTTTCAAATTCAGATGAAGCAAAAAAATTTTTACTATTTCTTTTAAAAATGAGAATTCTTTTTGACTATTTTATCTTTAAAAGGAGCATAAAGCCAGCAACTGGTGAAGAAGATATAAAATTGAAAAAAATAGCAGATGAAAATAAAGAAAAACCATATACATTACAAGAAACAG
The Nitratiruptor tergarcus DSM 16512 genome window above contains:
- a CDS encoding DUF262 domain-containing protein, with translation MSQNEQLCAYHYRIKNLEDKSLVIPEFQRPYEWDKNQVEQFLKDLDEVFNKQKDSSFEYLIGNMVIYKNENEWQIVDGQQRIITLGIVLQVLGYEEFCKKIEVKTSTMKTNKNIFNNKKVIENFFSNYSQKNEFKQFLLSNIVANFLITKDLDFAFFLFDSHNTRGKALDRKDLLKVHHIRLIKKEDEKSFLAKKWESYERVKDIDKEKDKLKYLLQLLAVCRKAVRGELRGHDLIESDVYKEFLSEANEYSLNNYNQPPIFETFEYFPKEDELRLLLKRIDSELCFGEIRKEAYRYLPFEIPQSIEGGEKFFYFLIKYFNLLSELEKTHGEIFNLFDKVSGSGNQYINLIYKSLLFFYYDKFGEENLKEFAWRLIIIFSYLRITQTQMRKETIVNSFAKPNAEKKELFKCVFLSYSTEVILNKLDDYIKFEVGDEKDKKKLSLYNNKKHYIGDKEITGTTKDFIDAWEEYHKEIFNLLDTLGRNWR
- a CDS encoding DUF262 domain-containing protein, whose protein sequence is MECNEETLDKVYFSKKEYKLLKEYKFEIPLYQRPYAWKTEEVETLLNDILENKDQDYFLGTLVVDAIKSNKYELIDGQQRLTTLYLIAVIFGYRDAIDIDYQIREEDNHFLKILKSLPDESFQESSLNLTLIAKKRIIVRLR
- a CDS encoding HNH endonuclease family protein; the encoded protein is MKNDKNNTEQFKEQFKEKLEKVYFVVSEIPKNTDVAKYFEVMNSRGKQLEQHQVLKARFLELLKDDKEYDYAKIWDFCSDMNYYLEDIIYYNLPSEKRKENKIIEIRKDLLNININQQDILKNYFKNNGNDSGKNSNGKNNDKENISLGEILKSSVNNQSTQKDSSIPDGKEVNSIVKFSTFLLHTLRVFLHQNPNINYDIENKFSLDDKKLLEVFANKDKTKLFFSNSDEAKKFLLFLLKMRILFDYFIFKRSIKPATGEEDIKLKKIADENKEKPYTLQETDRALMNLQLLFSFTSPNYLQQEWLTPTLNFLHKELKNGYSISVYETLKSFLEDLDRNLAIKRFQENTNLKDVFDKTLENPKYKNNIPENLKLEDILNRGTSTEHYWFYKLEYLLWKKSDEYFKKAKFATPFKETKNKFEYKNIDKLYRLTRKNSIEHIWPQSKANENGWSQKSEENECQKKCHINCFGNLALISSHLNSKLIDKDFEEKREDIQKQLKNGTIESLKMLLVYSAYEEWTPDNCKKHHQKMINLLKENLNTNEQVQNSKYCEKT